In Sesamum indicum cultivar Zhongzhi No. 13 linkage group LG1, S_indicum_v1.0, whole genome shotgun sequence, the sequence CGGACAGGAACATGGCTTGGACGCACTTCGGATGTGTCAAACACGGCATCAgcatattcaaaattataaataaaataagaaaaaaggacACCACGTTGGATATGTTTTTGAcatgtttagttttttttttatatatatttttcaaaaaggttttgattttttcttaaataaaaaaaaaagctttgagcttaataaaaaaaaatctctcgAACTACAAGTTTTGagatgaaattactaaaattttaagagataattatgatgatataattaatttgaatgactagaattttttcattgcgtacttcttaaaataaattgattatttatatttttttagcacatttgattaataattaaaatgtataatatatttattttatcttgatgatatttttttatatgtatattttaatttttaagaaatttaatttagtaaatacatatattatatatagctgTGTCGTGTCTTGAGCCGGAATTCATTTCGGCTTGTCCATGCATCATAGCCTGAAACTTTCTGGATATGGCGGGGGGCGCTTCGCCAAAATTCGATTTAGACTGGTGTGTTTCATAGTTACGTCTGCCAACAATGGCAAAATCTTGATACGAACAGAACGGTTAAACTGAGAGTGCTTTGTGTTCACGAGCCTTTTCATTCAAAACTGTTTGATAAGGGAAGAAAATAACGCGACAAAGGAAAACAGAGTCACAAATTGGGAATAGCAAAACAAGGCATTGGAGGAAGACAAGAAACCAAACAAGTTCATACTTCTCTTAGTAATTCCTCCTTTTGCTTAACCAGTAactcttacaaaaaaatactgCTTATTTAGGACCCAAGATGATGAAGAAGGCATGTAATTAGGTTCTGGATACTTATCCACCCACATACATTATGCCCATATGGAGAAATGCTTCCACAGAGATATTacagagacagagagagaaaggtTACCATGTGTACATGCCAAACAGCTCAAGTCTTTAACCAACTACTGCTCATCTTGAAAAAAACACAAGAGGAGAACTCAACTAATGCTCATTTTTCTACACAACCTACTCTATAGAACTCTACATCCTACAAAGAGATTTGGTTGCAATTAAAAACGCTGCAGCCTCTCTCTATACTCAGCAGGATATATAAGCACAGAATCTACACAAAGACCTCCTTTTGTATGTGTGCAATCAATTTGCGTCATCGAAAACTTGACTCTCATTGATTTGCAAGAACTGGCAACAACAAAATCCCCAGCATGATAGTGAATCCATTTTCCAGGTTCCTTCAAGTAACACTGTTTTGTAGCTTGTTGGCCATCCGAAGTCGAGAGCTGGAACCGTACAGGCTTTCTATCCCAACCATGAATATGCTCAGAGTTGCAGACCCGCCTCCCGAACCTCTTGTGTGCTCGTCCCAACTGCAGTCGGAAAAAGAGACTGTATGATCCAGGTGGAAATGGGAACTCGATTTCTCCATCAACCTCAAACCACCATATTTGCTGAAGATATGCAACTGAGTAGAACCTGAATGGAAGAAGTGAACCATTCTCATGAGTATGTTCATACTTctaattataagataaattgTATTCATTCCTTTTCAACTAAAGAACTGAAGATTAATGCAAGAACATTCAAATGTATATCACATATAAAAGGGAGACCGACAAGGGAATTAAATCCACATGTAAAAACCGCCTTTTCCTTCCCCTCCTTTTGTTCccatgaaaaatcaaaattgctccaatgaattaaattgctcTGTTGTCATTTCAATGATTTAATCCAATGGTAGAATAGAATAAAACAAGTTATCATACCCGAATTCATTTTCAGGATCTAGACAGCCGTTGAGGTTTGTGGGGGCTTTTCAGTGACCAAGGCAGTAAAGATTAGCAAGACAACATTAACTTGTTTATGTTAATAGATTAGCTTAATGCTCTGCACCTTCTATTGGTATGACATAGTCTCTGCAAATAACATAAACCTATGTAAATTCATGAAGCAAGTATGAAATGTAGTATCACTTGTGTGAACCCAAAAATTGGTAAAAGTTATGGGCCTATGGCAATGATTCAGCACCCTAATTAGATACAGCACCCATGAACATGCGATCAAAGCCTTGCATATACGATCTCAAGATCCCGTTGCTATCTCTAGTTAACAATTCATTTGAAGTTTTGAACAAATCACAACCATGCAAATCCAGCAGGCTCTAGATAGCAACGGGGAAAAAGCAAGAGAAAATCTTCAACTCTGAGATCGAAAAAGACTTATTGTTTGTTGATAAAAGCAGCACTAACCTACAAGTTAAGGCCAATTATTTCCTACAACTTCAGTATACCACTGTcttaaaacaagaaagaatatGGTAACAATGGTAGGTTAGAGGCAGTAAAATGACAAAGAATGGCAAAGAGCCACTGTTATTGAATTTAGAAGAAAACCCTCAATTACTGCTTACTAACTCTCATATCTAATATCCATAACCAACctcaaatcaaatttcttgaaattacagAAAACAAAAGTGACATTATTTCTAAACCCTCACCTTGATTCATCAGTTGGAATGCGGCTCCAGTATCTCCTATCATCAATCCCTGTAATTGCCAAACCATTTGACGCTACTAACATACAGGTCTTGCCTGTGCTCTTATCCAGCCAGACTTTCTGCACATAATCCAAATGAAAAACCACCCAGTTAACAATTACATGAATATCAAAAACCCCTTTTCCTCAACACCACATAAGATCAAAATAAGGGATTTTTATCAGTTTcctgtgaaaaaaataacttctACCAAAAACCCAAATATTTCTACCAAAAGAAACTTCCTCTAAACccttcaagaaaaatgaatccTCACTATTTTCTTCTACTAAAATTTCGAACAAAATAGACAAgtagaaacaaacaaaattaggGTTCAGACACCCAAAACAGTGAGTTTTCGTATCAGTCAAGAGTATGAAACGCAAAAGTGTATAAAGATCGAACCTTAGTGCCACCATCAAAAGAATTAGGCCTACAAAGCGTGGAATAAATATCCCTCTTACACAAATCCTTACAAAAAACAGCATCTCCCTCAAATACTCTCTCAATAACATCTCCGTAATTCAAAGGCAACTTGGACTCCCAAACAAAATCCGCAGACGAAGCCCCTCTAAAAGCCCGGTTCAACATTGCCATCCGGCAGATCTGCGGCGGGTCCAGGTACACCAGCACCGCCGCCACACAGCTCTCCGGCATGTCCCCCAGCCCAGGTCCCGGCGACGGGGCTGCCACGGTGCCTCCACTCGTAGCCAAGAACGAATACGACGACCCCATTTGAGAATGAATTGGGTTGGTTTTCCCGGCGGAGAATCGGAAAAATGGAAGATGGGTGGTGGTGTATATAGATGTAGATGATAGATACAGATATAGAGAGAGGAATGAGGAGAGAGAAATGCCAGTTGGATTACATATATAGGTAGGAGGTGGACGCGTACGgggtatgtatatatgtatgtatatgcgTAGGTGTGAATTTACACCTTGAtcgtatgtgtgtgtgcgtgtggacGTGGTTATGAGTAGGAATGAAATCAGATGGGGATTAACAACTAAATATAGAATCTTTGTTTGCCTATCAATGTTGACAATTATTCAACTTCTTTCAATTTACATTTTTGCCCTcgtttcttgatatttttcttatacccaattttcaattattttcgagtttaaattacaataaattttctaaaatttatcataattataaatatatttttttatttaaaaaaattacaaatacttcgCTAAAATTGACGGCCACTTATGATGCATGGAAACGGACGCGGCGACATGGACACAATACAATACAGACACAAAAGACGAATAAATTAGGACAAGACACGACATTGACACGGCtacatataatatacttttttattatatatattctcaattcctcataaattaaagaatgcgataaaaaaatatcaagataaacataaaataagcatgtcttacatctaaattttacgcaaagtggtttaaaaaatatacaccattagtttattttaattttgttaaataataatgaccatctctcaaatttttaataatttcatccCTAAACTTTTAGTCAGAGAGAagtgaattaataaattttttttaattattaagccCAAAACGCTTTTTTCTTAAACCACCCaaagtttttgaaattataaaacaaaaacttcTAATATGTCCAAAACGTATTGGACAGCCAGTAGGCATGTCTGAGGCACGTTCGTATCAGATACTGAATCGAGTAATTTTTTGGTATGTTCGTGTATTATAGACGGCCATCTAATGGATACCCCTATGATGAGTTGTCACGAGGGGTATCTGTTATAcgactattaattttaaaataatatttattattttataaatacaagaaggtatttataattatgataaatttaaaaaaaaaaactcgttataatttacccttttatttttgctcTCTAATTGCAATCAATAATTGGAGCACactcgatatatatatatagaataaaaaattttattatcattttatttaattaaataaaaacattgaggataaaataaattaatattgaacatgcatgaataaaaaactgttaaaaaagttaatttactaaaaaattaaattataagtacatgggaaaattaaattaacacccacttatttatatctatttattcAAACCACCCgtatcatttgaaaaattatatatatatatatatatatatatatatatccacagaaaatttcaatattatctATACAAACCAccaatatttcttgaaaaaaattacacatacatcctAGAAAATGTCGatatcattacacaaactcaTCACTCTACTTTTTGACTGCCGAGGATGGttctataattatacaataaatagaATGATTTGT encodes:
- the LOC105157455 gene encoding F-box protein PP2-A12, translated to MGSSYSFLATSGGTVAAPSPGPGLGDMPESCVAAVLVYLDPPQICRMAMLNRAFRGASSADFVWESKLPLNYGDVIERVFEGDAVFCKDLCKRDIYSTLCRPNSFDGGTKKVWLDKSTGKTCMLVASNGLAITGIDDRRYWSRIPTDESRFYSVAYLQQIWWFEVDGEIEFPFPPGSYSLFFRLQLGRAHKRFGRRVCNSEHIHGWDRKPVRFQLSTSDGQQATKQCYLKEPGKWIHYHAGDFVVASSCKSMRVKFSMTQIDCTHTKGGLCVDSVLIYPAEYRERLQRF